From the genome of Myripristis murdjan chromosome 22, fMyrMur1.1, whole genome shotgun sequence, one region includes:
- the ap5s1 gene encoding AP-5 complex subunit sigma-1 gives MVHSFLIHTVCPVSALSAAESRVLYSRVFGAGEGLELRPDERRLLHTEKLLAVARQVRSAVALSRDASGRVLVETVPGEEVVALQEADSGVLRLRAGEPFPGEMSVLWLGVQSLGFTLVCEPHENLLLAEGTLRNLTRHCLEHLHMLGPGSEVLLRSDRIDVLLSRLLPHGQLLFLNHRFAQSLEKEVAAYMAK, from the exons ATGGTCCACAGCTTCCTGATCCACACGGTCTGCCCGGTGAGCGCCCTGAGCGCCGCCGAGAGCCGGGTGCTGTACTCCCGGGTGTTTGGAGCCGGCGAGGGCCTGGAGCTCCGGCCGGACGAGCGGCGCCTCCTGCACACGGAGAAGCTGCTAGCGGTGGCGAG GCAGGTCCGGAGTGCGGTTGCCCTGTCCCGGGACGCCTCAGGGAGGGTGCTGGTGGAGACGGTCCCGGGCGAGGAGGTGGTGGCCCTGCAGGAGGCCGACAGCGGCGTCCTGCGGCTCCGAGCCGGAGAGCCCTTCCCCGGGGAGATGAGCGTGCTGTGGCTGGGCGTCCAGAGCCTGGGCTTCACGCTGGTGTGTGAGCCGCACGAAAACCTTCTGCTGGCCGAGGGGACCCTGCGCAACCTGACCCGCCACTGCCTGGAGCACCTGCACATGCTGGGGCCCGGGAGCGAG GTGCTACTGAGGAGCGACCGCATCGATGTTCTGCTCAGCCGCCTGCTTCCTCACGggcagctcctcttcctcaaccaCCGCTTCGCCCAGAGCCTGGAAAAGGAAGTGGCAGCCTACATGGCCAAGTGA